From a region of the Panicum virgatum strain AP13 chromosome 2K, P.virgatum_v5, whole genome shotgun sequence genome:
- the LOC120665103 gene encoding rRNA 2'-O-methyltransferase fibrillarin-like: MAAKWWLTASLLLCLAAAAAAARGTPRGDCDDTATFASAVAGGGGDDDDSATARARAGAVEEAKTADVFGGRTGGGGLFGGVRGPLGGGVAGFGPFGGAVAGAGPFGGFGGGGGGGGP; encoded by the coding sequence ATGGCGGCCAAGTGGTGGCTCACCGCCTCCCTGCTGCtctgcctcgccgcggccgcggcggcggcgagagggacGCCCCGCGGCGACTGCGACGACACCGCCACCTTCGCGTCCGCcgtcgcgggcggcggcggcgacgacgacgacagcgccaccgcccgcgcccgcgccggcgccgtggaggaggCCAAGACCGCCGACGTGTTCGGCGgccggaccggcggcggcgggctcttCGGCGGCGTCCGCGGGCCCCTGGGCGGGGGCGTCGCGGGGTTCGGCCCGTTCGGCggggccgtcgccggcgccggcccgtTCGGCGGGttcggtggaggcggcggcggcggcggcccgtaa
- the LOC120665111 gene encoding uncharacterized protein LOC120665111 yields the protein MSRPAGSARWTSVVVVAIILLGGLVFVSIVMERSGKSSLPVSFAEVGGRRMVIGTNGGLSDQSTLEDLRDGEDPLSSSKRRVPNGPDPIHNRGAGESGRSPGRA from the exons ATGAGCAGGCCAGCTGGGTCTGCGAGGTGGACATCGGTGGTTGTGGTGGCCATCATCCTGCTTGGGGGCCTTGTTTTCGTGTCTATTGTGATGGAGAGGAGTGGGAAATCATCGCTTCCGGTGAGCTTCGCTGAAGTAGGTGGTAGGAGGATGGTGATCGGAACCAATGGAGGGTTGTCTGATCAGAGCACACTGGAGGACCTGAGGGATGGTGAAGATCCTTTGAGCAGTAGCAAGAGGAGGGTGCCCAATGGACCGGATCCAATCCACAACAG GGGAGCTGGAGAGTCAGGAAGATCACCAGGCCGAGCATAG
- the LOC120665119 gene encoding prolyl 4-hydroxylase 2-like: MRLRLRGVLLVLALLLAATAVVPVLLLGDADDGAAARVAPAPPFNSSRVKAVSWQPRIFVYRGFLSDAECNHLVELGKKKVQRSMVADNDSGKSVMSEVRTSSGTFLDKRQDPVVTRIEERIAAWTFLPEENAENIQILRYEQGQKYEPHFDYFHDKVNQARGGHRYATVLMYLSTVDKGGETVFPNAKGWESQPKDDTFSDCARKGLAVKPVKGDAVLFFSLHVNGVPDPLSLHGSCPVIEGEKWSAPKWIHVRSYENSPVLATETEGCTDKSEHCAQWAAAGECGKNPVYMVGTEGLPGQCRKSCNVCDS; this comes from the exons ATGAggctccgcctccgcggcgTGCTGCTGGTCCTGGCGCTCCTCCTGGCGGCCACCGCCGTGGTGCCGGTGCTCCTCCTGGGCGACGCCGACGACGGGGCCGCGGCGCGCgttgcgccggcgccgccgttcaACTCGTCGCGCGTGAAGGCCGTCTCGTGGCAGCCGAGGATCTTCGTGTACAGGGGCTTCCTCTCCGACGCCGAGTGCAACCACCTCGTGGAGCtcgggaagaagaaggtccagcGCTCGATGGTGGCCGACAACGACTCCGGCAAGAGCGTCATGAGCGAGGTGCGCACCAGCTCCGGCACCTTCCTCGACAAGCGCCAG GACCCGGTGGTAACCAGGATTGAAGAGAGGATTGCGGCATGGACGTTTCTTCCTGAAG AGAACGCCGAGAACATTCAGATCCTCCGTTACGAGCAGGGTCAGAAGTACGAGCCGCACTTCGATTACTTCCACGACAAGGTGAACCAGGCCCGGGGAGGCCACCGCTACGCCACCGTGCTCATGTACCTGTCCACCGTCGACAAGGGAGGCGAGACCGTCTTCCCCAACGCCAAG GGTTGGGAGTCTCAGCCCAAGGATGACACTTTCTCTGACTGTGCACGGAAAGGACTGGCAG TGAAACCGGTGAAAGGTGACGCGGTGCTCTTCTTCAGCCTCCACGTCAATGGAGTGCCGGACCCGCTCAGCCTCCATGGGAGCTGCCCGGTCATCGAAGGCGAGAAATGGTCTGCGCCAAAGTGGATCCATGTCAGGTCCTACGAGAATTCCCCAGTCCTGGCGACGGAGACTGAAGGATGCACCGACAAGAGTGAGCATTGCGCGCAATGGGCTGCAGCGGGCGAATGCGGGAAGAACCCGGTGTACATGGTAGGCACCGAGGGGTTGCCTGGTCAGTGCCGGAAGAGCTGCAATGTCTGTGATTCATAG